From a region of the Streptomyces caniferus genome:
- the zwf gene encoding glucose-6-phosphate dehydrogenase, with amino-acid sequence MSDAHGANPLRDALDRRLPRIAGPSGLVIFGVTGDLSRKKLMPAVYDLANRGLLPPGFSLVGFARREWEHEDFAQEVYAAVKEHARTPFREEVWQQLVQGCRFVQGNFDDDEAFETLKETINELDKAQGTGGNFAFYLSVPPKFFPQVVQQLKKHGLADQKEDSWRRAVIEKPFGHDLKSAQELNRIVHEVFPPHEVFRIDHYLGKETVQNILALRFANTMFEPLWNRSYVDHVQITMAEDIGIGGRAGYYDGIGAARDVIQNHLLQLLALTTMEEPASFEADALVAEKTKVLGAVRLPKDLGKETVRAQYAEGWQGGEKAVGYLQEDGIDPKSKTDTYAAIKLSIDNRRWAGVPFYLRTGKRLGRRVTEIAVVFQRAPHSPFDRTATEELGQNALVIRVQPDEGVTVRFGSKVPGTSMEVRDVSMDFAYGESFTESSPEAYERLILDVLLGDANLFPRVEEVEQSWRILDPIEAYWDRHGKPAQYPAGTWGPTEADEMLARDGRSWRRP; translated from the coding sequence TTGTCTGATGCACACGGAGCCAACCCGCTTCGTGACGCCCTGGACCGACGGCTCCCGCGTATCGCGGGGCCGTCGGGCCTGGTGATCTTTGGCGTCACGGGCGATTTGTCCCGTAAAAAGCTGATGCCCGCCGTCTACGACCTGGCCAACCGCGGTCTGCTGCCGCCGGGTTTCTCGCTCGTCGGGTTCGCCCGCCGCGAGTGGGAGCACGAGGACTTCGCGCAGGAGGTGTACGCGGCGGTCAAGGAGCACGCCCGGACGCCGTTCCGCGAGGAGGTCTGGCAGCAGCTGGTCCAGGGCTGCCGCTTCGTCCAGGGCAACTTCGACGACGACGAGGCCTTCGAAACGCTGAAGGAGACGATAAACGAGCTCGACAAGGCGCAGGGCACCGGCGGCAACTTCGCCTTCTACCTGTCCGTGCCGCCGAAGTTCTTCCCCCAGGTCGTCCAGCAGCTGAAGAAGCACGGGCTGGCCGACCAGAAGGAGGACTCGTGGCGGCGCGCCGTCATCGAGAAGCCCTTCGGCCACGACCTGAAGAGCGCCCAGGAGCTCAACCGGATCGTCCACGAGGTCTTCCCGCCCCACGAGGTCTTCCGGATCGACCACTACCTGGGCAAGGAGACGGTCCAGAACATCCTGGCGCTGCGGTTCGCCAACACGATGTTCGAGCCGCTGTGGAACCGCAGCTATGTCGACCACGTCCAGATCACGATGGCCGAGGACATCGGCATCGGCGGCCGGGCCGGCTACTACGACGGCATCGGCGCCGCCCGTGACGTCATCCAGAACCACCTCCTCCAGCTGCTCGCGCTGACCACCATGGAGGAGCCCGCCTCCTTCGAGGCCGATGCGCTGGTCGCGGAGAAGACCAAGGTGCTGGGCGCCGTCCGGCTGCCCAAGGACCTCGGCAAGGAGACGGTCCGCGCGCAGTACGCGGAGGGCTGGCAGGGCGGCGAGAAGGCCGTCGGCTACCTCCAGGAAGACGGCATCGACCCCAAGTCCAAGACCGACACCTACGCCGCGATCAAGCTGTCGATCGACAACCGCCGCTGGGCGGGCGTCCCCTTCTACCTGCGCACCGGCAAGCGCCTCGGCCGGCGCGTCACCGAGATCGCGGTGGTCTTCCAGCGCGCCCCGCACTCCCCCTTCGACCGCACCGCCACCGAGGAGCTGGGGCAGAACGCCCTGGTCATCCGGGTGCAGCCGGACGAGGGCGTGACCGTCAGGTTCGGCTCCAAGGTCCCGGGCACCTCGATGGAGGTCCGGGACGTGTCGATGGACTTCGCCTACGGCGAGTCCTTCACGGAGTCCAGCCCGGAGGCCTACGAGCGGCTGATCCTCGATGTGCTGCTCGGCGACGCCAACCTCTTCCCGCGCGTGGAGGAGGTGGAGCAGTCCTGGCGGATCCTCGACCCGATCGAGGCCTACTGGGACAGGCACGGCAAGCCCGCGCAGTACCCGGCGGGCACCTGGGGTCCCACCGAGGCGGACGAAATGCTCGCACGAGACGGACGGAGCTGGCGTCGGCCATGA
- a CDS encoding RNA polymerase-binding protein RbpA: MASGNAIRGSRVGAGPMGEAERGESAPRTRISFWCSNGHETQPSFAGDAQVPDTWDCPRCGFPAGKDRESPPDPPRTEPYKTHLAYVRERRSDADGEAILAEALAKLRGEI; this comes from the coding sequence GTGGCAAGTGGCAACGCGATCCGAGGAAGTCGGGTCGGGGCGGGGCCGATGGGGGAGGCCGAGCGCGGCGAGTCCGCGCCGCGCACCCGCATCTCCTTCTGGTGCTCCAACGGGCACGAGACGCAGCCCAGCTTCGCCGGCGACGCGCAGGTTCCGGACACCTGGGACTGCCCGCGCTGTGGTTTCCCGGCAGGCAAGGACCGGGAGAGCCCGCCGGACCCGCCGCGCACCGAGCCGTACAAGACCCACCTCGCCTACGTCCGGGAGCGGCGCAGCGACGCCGACGGCGAGGCGATCCTCGCGGAGGCACTCGCCAAGCTCCGCGGCGAGATCTGA
- the pgi gene encoding glucose-6-phosphate isomerase produces MNAEGRSRLDQLPEWTALSKHREQMAQVHLRELFERDPARAERYTLQVGDLHLDYSKHLVTDETLGLLRDLAAATGVAELREAMFRGEKINITEQRSVLHVALRAPASESILSDGENVVPGVHHVLTRMGTFSDRVRSGDWKGHTGRRIKTVVNIGIGGSDLGPAMAYEALRAYTHRDMQFRFVSNVDGADLHEAVRDLDPAETLFIVASKTFTTIETITNATSARDWLLTGLGAGQEAVAKHFVAVSTNAEKVAEFGIDTDNMFEFWDWVGGRYSYDSAIGLSLMVAIGPERFREMLAGFHLVDEHFRSAPPEENAPLLMGLLGIWYGNFWDAQSHAVLPYSHYLSKFTAYLQQLDMESDGKSVDREGNPVTWQTGPVVWGTPGTNGQHAYYQLLHQGTKMIPADFIGFARPVDDLQPGLVAQHDLLMANLFAQGQALAFGKTPEEVRAEGVAEELVPHKTFPGNRPTTTILAGELSPSVLGQLVALYEQKVFVQGAVWNIDSFDQWGVELGKVLAKRVEPALTEGAEVPGLDASTAGLVATYRALRGR; encoded by the coding sequence ATGAACGCAGAAGGCCGCAGCAGGCTCGATCAGTTGCCTGAGTGGACCGCGCTGAGCAAGCACCGGGAGCAGATGGCGCAGGTGCATCTGCGCGAGCTGTTCGAGCGCGACCCGGCGCGCGCCGAGCGCTACACCCTTCAGGTCGGCGATCTGCACCTGGACTACTCCAAGCACCTGGTCACCGACGAGACGCTGGGGCTGCTGCGCGACCTGGCCGCGGCGACCGGTGTGGCGGAGCTGCGGGAGGCGATGTTCCGCGGCGAGAAGATCAACATCACCGAGCAGCGCTCCGTGCTGCACGTCGCGCTGCGCGCCCCTGCCTCCGAGTCCATCCTGAGCGACGGCGAGAACGTCGTCCCCGGAGTGCACCACGTCCTGACGAGGATGGGCACCTTCAGCGACCGGGTCCGCTCCGGCGACTGGAAGGGCCACACGGGCAGGCGCATCAAGACCGTCGTCAACATCGGTATCGGCGGCTCGGACCTGGGCCCGGCGATGGCGTACGAGGCGCTGCGCGCCTACACCCACCGCGACATGCAGTTCCGCTTCGTCTCCAACGTGGACGGCGCCGATCTGCACGAGGCGGTGCGCGATCTGGACCCGGCCGAGACGCTGTTCATCGTCGCCTCGAAGACCTTCACCACCATCGAGACCATCACCAACGCCACCTCGGCGCGCGACTGGCTGCTGACCGGTCTGGGGGCCGGCCAGGAGGCCGTCGCCAAGCACTTCGTGGCGGTGTCGACCAACGCCGAGAAGGTGGCGGAGTTCGGTATCGACACGGACAACATGTTCGAGTTCTGGGACTGGGTCGGCGGCCGCTACTCCTACGACTCCGCCATCGGCCTGTCGCTGATGGTCGCGATCGGCCCGGAGCGCTTCCGCGAGATGCTGGCCGGCTTCCACCTCGTCGACGAGCACTTCCGCAGCGCCCCGCCGGAGGAGAACGCCCCGCTGCTGATGGGGCTGCTCGGCATCTGGTACGGCAACTTCTGGGACGCCCAGTCGCACGCCGTGCTGCCCTACAGCCACTACCTCTCCAAGTTCACCGCCTATCTGCAGCAGCTGGACATGGAGTCCGACGGCAAGTCCGTGGACCGCGAGGGCAACCCGGTCACCTGGCAGACCGGCCCCGTGGTCTGGGGTACGCCCGGCACCAACGGCCAGCACGCCTACTACCAGCTGCTCCATCAGGGCACGAAGATGATCCCGGCCGACTTCATCGGCTTCGCCCGGCCGGTGGACGATCTGCAGCCGGGCCTGGTCGCCCAGCACGACCTGCTGATGGCCAATCTGTTCGCCCAGGGCCAGGCGCTGGCCTTCGGCAAGACGCCCGAGGAGGTGCGTGCCGAGGGCGTGGCCGAGGAACTCGTGCCGCACAAGACGTTCCCGGGCAACCGTCCCACCACCACCATCCTGGCCGGCGAACTCAGCCCGTCGGTGCTGGGACAGCTGGTCGCGCTCTACGAGCAGAAGGTGTTCGTCCAGGGCGCGGTCTGGAACATCGACTCCTTCGACCAGTGGGGTGTGGAGCTGGGCAAGGTCCTCGCCAAGCGCGTCGAACCGGCCCTGACGGAGGGCGCCGAGGTGCCGGGCCTGGATGCCTCCACGGCCGGCCTGGTCGCCACGTACCGGGCGCTGCGCGGGCGTTGA
- the tal gene encoding transaldolase: protein MTDALKRLSDEGVAIWLDDLSRKRITSGNLAELIDQQHVVGVTTNPSIFQKAISSGDGYEQQVADLAARKVTVEEAIRMITTADVRDAADILRPVFDATGGQDGRVSIEVDPRLAHHTTPTIAEAKQLAWLVDRPNTLIKIPATKAGLPAITEVIGLGISVNVTLIFSLERYREVMDAYLAGLEKAKAAGLDLSLIRSVASFFVSRVDTEIDKRLEKIGTDEAKALKGKAALANARLAYQAYEEVFSSERWAALDKAGANKQRPLWASTGVKDPAFKDTLYVEDLVAPGTVNTMPEATLEATADHGSITGDTVRGTYDAAQADLAAIGKLGISYDDVVQVLEDEGVEKFEASWNDLLKSTEAELKRLAPSEG from the coding sequence ATGACAGACGCACTCAAGCGCCTCTCCGACGAAGGCGTCGCGATCTGGCTGGACGACCTGTCGCGCAAGCGCATCACGTCCGGCAACCTCGCCGAGCTGATCGACCAGCAGCACGTCGTCGGTGTCACGACGAACCCGTCGATCTTCCAGAAGGCGATCTCCTCGGGCGACGGCTACGAGCAGCAGGTCGCCGACCTCGCCGCCCGCAAGGTCACCGTCGAGGAAGCCATCCGCATGATCACGACGGCGGACGTCCGCGACGCCGCCGACATCCTGCGCCCGGTCTTCGACGCCACCGGCGGCCAGGACGGCCGGGTCTCCATCGAGGTGGACCCGCGCCTGGCGCACCACACCACCCCGACCATCGCCGAGGCCAAGCAGCTGGCCTGGCTGGTGGACCGCCCGAACACGCTGATCAAGATCCCGGCCACCAAGGCGGGCCTCCCGGCGATCACCGAGGTCATCGGCCTGGGCATCAGCGTCAACGTCACCCTGATCTTCTCGCTGGAGCGCTACCGCGAGGTCATGGACGCCTACCTGGCGGGCCTGGAGAAGGCGAAGGCCGCGGGCCTGGACCTGTCCCTGATCCGTTCGGTCGCGTCCTTCTTCGTGTCCCGTGTGGACACCGAGATCGACAAGCGCCTGGAGAAGATCGGCACGGACGAGGCCAAGGCCCTCAAGGGCAAGGCCGCGCTGGCCAACGCCCGGCTGGCCTACCAGGCGTACGAGGAGGTCTTCTCCTCGGAGCGCTGGGCCGCCCTCGACAAGGCCGGCGCCAACAAGCAGCGTCCGCTGTGGGCCTCGACCGGCGTCAAGGACCCCGCGTTCAAGGACACCCTGTACGTCGAGGACCTGGTCGCCCCGGGCACGGTCAACACCATGCCGGAGGCCACCCTGGAGGCCACCGCCGACCACGGCTCGATCACCGGTGACACCGTGCGCGGCACGTACGACGCCGCCCAGGCCGACCTGGCGGCGATCGGGAAGCTCGGGATCTCGTACGACGACGTCGTCCAGGTCCTGGAGGACGAGGGCGTGGAGAAGTTCGAGGCGTCCTGGAACGACCTGCTCAAGTCCACGGAGGCGGAGCTCAAGCGCCTCGCTCCCTCGGAGGGCTGA
- the tpiA gene encoding triose-phosphate isomerase, which produces MTDRTPLMAGNWKMNLNHLEAIAHVQKLAFALADKDFDAVEVAVLPPFTDLRSVQTLVDGDKLKIKYGAQDISAHDSGAYTGEISGAMLSKLKCAFVAVGHSERRQYHGENEEICNAKVKAAFKNGITPILCVGEGLDVRKAGNQVAHTLAQVDGGLADVPAEQAETIVIAYEPVWAIGTGEVATPEDAQEVCGAIRGRLAELYSQELADKVRIQYGGSVKSGNVAAIMAQPDVDGALIGGAALDADEFVKIVRFRDQ; this is translated from the coding sequence GTGACTGACCGTACCCCGCTGATGGCGGGCAACTGGAAGATGAACCTCAACCACCTCGAGGCCATCGCCCACGTCCAGAAGCTCGCCTTCGCCCTCGCCGACAAGGACTTCGACGCCGTAGAGGTCGCGGTCCTGCCGCCCTTCACCGACCTGCGGTCGGTGCAGACGCTGGTCGACGGCGACAAGCTCAAGATCAAGTACGGCGCCCAGGACATCTCGGCGCACGACTCCGGTGCCTACACCGGCGAGATCTCCGGCGCGATGCTGTCCAAGCTCAAGTGCGCCTTCGTGGCCGTCGGGCACAGCGAGCGCCGCCAGTACCACGGCGAGAACGAAGAGATCTGCAACGCCAAGGTCAAGGCCGCCTTCAAGAACGGGATCACCCCGATCCTGTGCGTGGGCGAGGGCCTGGACGTGCGCAAGGCCGGCAACCAGGTCGCGCACACGCTCGCCCAGGTCGACGGCGGCCTGGCGGACGTCCCGGCCGAGCAGGCCGAGACCATCGTGATCGCCTACGAGCCGGTGTGGGCCATCGGCACCGGCGAGGTCGCCACCCCCGAGGACGCGCAGGAGGTCTGCGGTGCCATCCGCGGCCGCCTCGCCGAGCTCTACAGCCAGGAGCTGGCCGACAAGGTCCGCATCCAGTACGGCGGCTCGGTCAAGTCCGGCAACGTCGCCGCGATCATGGCGCAGCCCGACGTCGACGGCGCGCTGATCGGCGGCGCGGCGCTGGACGCGGACGAGTTCGTGAAGATCGTCCGCTTCCGCGACCAGTAG
- the gap gene encoding type I glyceraldehyde-3-phosphate dehydrogenase, which yields MTIRVGINGFGRIGRNYFRALLEQGADIEIVGVNDLTDNATLVHLLKYDTILGRLKQDVSHTDDTITVGNQTFKTMAERDPANLPWGELGADIVIESTGIFTKKADADKHIQAGAKKVLISAPAKDEDITIVMGVNNDKYDAAKHHVISNASCTTNCVAPMAKVLDENFGIVKGLMTTVHAYTNDQRILDFPHSDLRRARAAAENIIPTSTGAAKATALVLPQLKGKLDGIAMRVPVPTGSVTDLVLELDREVSKDEINAAFQKAAEGQLKGILEYTEDPIVSSDIVNFPASCTFDSSLTMSQGKQVKVVGWYDNEWGYSNRLVDLTTFVGGQL from the coding sequence GTGACGATCCGCGTAGGCATCAACGGATTCGGCCGCATTGGTCGTAACTACTTCCGCGCGCTCCTGGAGCAGGGGGCGGACATCGAGATCGTCGGTGTCAACGACCTGACCGACAATGCCACCCTGGTTCACCTGCTGAAGTACGACACCATTCTGGGTCGCCTCAAGCAGGACGTCAGCCACACCGACGACACCATCACGGTCGGCAACCAGACCTTCAAGACGATGGCCGAGCGCGACCCGGCGAACCTCCCCTGGGGCGAGCTCGGCGCCGACATCGTCATCGAGTCGACCGGCATCTTCACCAAGAAGGCCGACGCCGACAAGCACATCCAGGCCGGCGCCAAGAAGGTCCTGATCTCCGCGCCCGCCAAGGACGAGGACATCACGATCGTGATGGGCGTCAACAACGACAAGTACGACGCGGCCAAGCACCACGTCATCTCCAACGCCTCCTGCACCACCAACTGTGTGGCGCCGATGGCGAAGGTGCTCGACGAGAACTTCGGCATCGTCAAGGGCCTGATGACCACGGTCCACGCGTACACCAACGACCAGCGCATCCTGGACTTCCCGCACAGCGACCTGCGTCGCGCCCGGGCCGCCGCGGAGAACATCATCCCGACCTCGACCGGTGCCGCGAAGGCCACCGCCCTGGTCCTCCCGCAGCTCAAGGGCAAGCTGGACGGCATCGCCATGCGCGTCCCGGTCCCCACCGGTTCGGTCACCGACCTGGTGCTGGAGCTCGACCGCGAGGTCAGCAAGGACGAGATCAACGCCGCGTTCCAGAAGGCCGCCGAGGGTCAGCTCAAGGGCATTCTCGAGTACACCGAGGACCCGATCGTCTCCTCGGACATCGTGAACTTCCCGGCCTCCTGCACCTTCGACTCCTCCCTGACGATGTCGCAGGGCAAGCAGGTCAAGGTCGTCGGCTGGTACGACAATGAGTGGGGCTACTCCAACCGCCTGGTGGACCTGACCACCTTCGTCGGCGGCCAGCTCTGA
- the pgl gene encoding 6-phosphogluconolactonase, with protein MSAPQVVVHRDKELMAKAAAARLITKIVDAQTARGFASVVLTGGRNGNGLLAALAEAPARDAVDWSRLDLWWGDERFLPDGDPERNYTQARQVLLDSVPLDPARVHPMPPADGPYGKDADAAAAAYATELAAAAGPEDHGPVPSFDVLLLGVGPDTHVASLFPELPAVYEQERTVVGVHGAPKPPPTRTSLTLPAIRAAREVWLLAAGADKANAAAIALSGAGEVQAPAAGARGRSRTLWLLDEAAAAQLPRGLYPPASA; from the coding sequence GTGAGCGCTCCGCAGGTTGTCGTCCACCGCGACAAGGAGCTGATGGCCAAGGCCGCGGCGGCCCGGCTGATCACGAAGATCGTGGACGCCCAGACCGCCCGCGGCTTCGCCTCCGTGGTCCTGACCGGCGGGCGCAACGGCAACGGGCTGCTCGCGGCCCTCGCCGAGGCGCCCGCCCGCGACGCCGTGGACTGGTCGCGGCTCGACCTGTGGTGGGGCGACGAGCGGTTCCTGCCGGACGGCGATCCGGAGCGCAACTACACCCAGGCCCGCCAGGTGCTGCTGGACAGCGTCCCGCTGGACCCGGCCCGGGTGCACCCGATGCCCCCGGCGGACGGCCCGTACGGCAAGGACGCGGATGCCGCCGCCGCGGCGTACGCGACCGAACTCGCCGCCGCCGCGGGCCCGGAGGACCACGGGCCGGTGCCCTCCTTCGACGTCCTGCTGCTGGGCGTCGGGCCGGACACCCATGTGGCCTCGCTCTTCCCCGAGCTGCCCGCCGTCTACGAGCAGGAGCGGACGGTGGTGGGGGTGCACGGCGCACCGAAGCCGCCGCCCACCCGTACCTCGCTGACCCTGCCCGCGATCCGCGCGGCACGGGAGGTCTGGCTGCTGGCGGCCGGTGCGGACAAGGCCAATGCCGCGGCCATCGCCCTCTCCGGTGCCGGAGAGGTGCAGGCACCGGCGGCCGGCGCACGGGGGCGCAGCCGGACCCTGTGGCTGCTGGACGAGGCGGCGGCGGCCCAACTGCCGCGCGGCCTCTACCCGCCGGCCTCGGCCTGA
- the secG gene encoding preprotein translocase subunit SecG, whose protein sequence is MVIGFSIALIVFSLLLMMLVLMHKGKGGGLSDMFGGGMQSSVGGSSVAERNLDRITIVIGLLWFACIVVLGILMKLGN, encoded by the coding sequence GTGGTCATCGGGTTCTCGATCGCCCTCATCGTCTTCAGCCTGCTGCTGATGATGCTGGTGCTCATGCACAAGGGGAAGGGCGGCGGCCTGTCCGACATGTTCGGTGGCGGCATGCAGTCCTCGGTCGGTGGCTCCTCGGTCGCCGAGCGCAACCTCGACCGCATCACCATCGTGATCGGTCTGTTGTGGTTCGCCTGCATTGTCGTGCTTGGCATTCTGATGAAGCTCGGCAACTGA
- the opcA gene encoding glucose-6-phosphate dehydrogenase assembly protein OpcA, whose product MKIDLTETTSSKINKALVDGRRAIGTPAIGMVLTLVIVTDEENAYDALKAANDASREHPSRTLVVIKRVSRSPRDRAKARLDAEVRLGTDAGTGETVILRLYGDVIDHAQSVVLPLLLPDAPVVVWWAVNAPLDPAKDPLGALAQRRVTDAYAAEQPIEELSARANTYTPGDTDLSWARITPWRSMLAAALDQAPCTVTSAEVTGEEFNPSCELLAMWLADRLKVPVTRKVSGGPGLTAVRMESSAGAIVLDRPDGSLATLSMRGQPDRAVALKRRDTAELLAEELRRLDPDEIYAGSLKYGVDRIGDGTNEQSAAGGDTPAPPAAKKAAKKAAAK is encoded by the coding sequence ATGAAGATCGATTTGACGGAAACCACGTCCAGCAAGATCAACAAGGCCCTGGTCGACGGACGCCGCGCGATCGGCACCCCGGCCATAGGCATGGTGCTCACCCTCGTCATCGTCACCGACGAGGAGAACGCCTACGACGCCCTCAAGGCGGCCAACGACGCGTCCCGTGAGCACCCCTCGCGCACCCTCGTCGTCATCAAGCGGGTCAGCCGGTCGCCGCGCGACCGCGCCAAGGCCCGCCTCGACGCCGAGGTGCGGCTCGGCACGGACGCCGGCACCGGCGAGACGGTCATACTCCGGCTCTACGGCGACGTGATCGACCATGCCCAGTCGGTGGTGCTCCCGCTGCTGCTGCCGGACGCCCCGGTCGTGGTCTGGTGGGCGGTCAACGCCCCGCTGGACCCCGCCAAGGACCCGCTCGGCGCGCTGGCCCAGCGCCGTGTCACCGACGCGTACGCCGCCGAGCAGCCCATCGAGGAGCTGTCGGCGCGCGCGAACACCTACACCCCGGGCGACACCGATCTGTCCTGGGCCCGCATCACGCCCTGGCGCTCCATGCTGGCGGCGGCGCTCGACCAGGCCCCGTGCACGGTCACCTCGGCCGAGGTGACCGGCGAGGAGTTCAACCCCAGCTGCGAGCTGCTCGCCATGTGGCTGGCCGACAGGCTGAAGGTCCCGGTCACCCGCAAGGTGTCCGGCGGCCCCGGTCTGACGGCCGTCCGCATGGAGTCCAGCGCCGGTGCGATCGTGCTGGACCGCCCGGACGGTTCGCTGGCCACGCTCTCGATGCGCGGCCAGCCCGACCGCGCGGTGGCGCTCAAACGGCGGGACACCGCCGAGCTGCTCGCCGAGGAGCTGCGACGGCTCGACCCGGACGAGATCTACGCCGGCTCCCTGAAGTACGGCGTGGACCGGATCGGCGACGGCACGAACGAGCAGTCGGCGGCCGGCGGGGACACACCGGCCCCGCCCGCGGCGAAGAAGGCCGCCAAGAAGGCGGCCGCCAAGTGA
- a CDS encoding phosphoglycerate kinase, with the protein MKTIDDLQVAGQRVFVRADLNVPLDGTTITDDGRIRAVAPTIAKLVERGAKVIVASHLGRPKGAPDPAFSLAPAARRLGEILGQDVAFATDTVGDSARSVTEGLADGQVAVLENLRFNAGETSKDDAERGAFADQLAALADLYVGDGFGAVHRKHASVYDLPQRLPHAAGDLIAAEVAVLKKLTENVKRPYVVALGGAKVSDKLAVIDQLVEKADRILVGGGMAYTFLKAKGHEVGISLLQEDQVPVCLEYLARAEKRGVEFVLPVDVLVSAEFPDLKTKAPANPDIVAADAIPADKEGLDIGPKTRELYAAKLADAGTVFWNGPMGVFEHPDYAGGTKAVAQGLLDSDAFTVVGGGDSAAAVRLLGFDENAFGHISTGGGASLEYLEGKTLPGLAALED; encoded by the coding sequence ATGAAGACGATCGACGACCTCCAGGTCGCCGGACAGCGCGTCTTTGTCCGCGCTGATCTGAACGTGCCGCTGGACGGCACCACCATCACCGACGACGGCCGGATCCGCGCCGTCGCCCCGACGATCGCCAAGCTCGTCGAGCGCGGCGCCAAGGTGATCGTCGCCTCGCACCTGGGCCGTCCCAAGGGCGCCCCGGACCCGGCCTTCTCGCTGGCCCCCGCGGCCCGGCGGCTGGGGGAGATCCTCGGGCAGGACGTGGCCTTCGCGACCGACACGGTGGGGGACTCCGCCCGCTCCGTGACCGAGGGCCTCGCCGACGGTCAGGTGGCGGTGCTGGAGAACCTCCGCTTCAACGCCGGCGAGACCAGCAAGGACGACGCCGAGCGCGGCGCCTTCGCCGACCAGCTCGCCGCCCTCGCCGACCTGTACGTGGGCGACGGCTTCGGCGCCGTGCACCGCAAGCACGCCTCCGTCTACGACCTGCCCCAGCGCCTTCCGCATGCTGCCGGTGACCTGATCGCGGCCGAGGTCGCCGTCCTCAAGAAGCTCACCGAGAACGTCAAGCGCCCCTACGTCGTCGCGCTGGGTGGTGCCAAGGTCTCCGACAAGCTGGCCGTCATCGACCAGCTCGTCGAGAAGGCCGACCGCATCCTGGTCGGCGGCGGCATGGCGTACACCTTCCTCAAGGCCAAGGGCCACGAGGTCGGCATCTCGCTGCTGCAGGAGGACCAGGTCCCGGTCTGCCTGGAGTACCTGGCACGGGCCGAGAAGCGCGGTGTGGAGTTCGTCCTCCCCGTCGACGTGCTGGTCTCCGCCGAGTTCCCGGACCTGAAGACCAAGGCCCCGGCGAACCCCGACATCGTCGCCGCGGACGCCATCCCGGCCGACAAGGAGGGCCTGGACATCGGCCCGAAGACCCGCGAGCTCTACGCCGCGAAGCTCGCCGACGCGGGCACCGTCTTCTGGAACGGTCCGATGGGCGTCTTCGAGCACCCCGACTACGCCGGCGGCACCAAGGCCGTCGCGCAGGGTCTGCTGGACTCGGACGCCTTCACCGTCGTCGGCGGCGGTGACTCGGCCGCTGCCGTGCGCCTGCTGGGCTTCGACGAGAATGCATTCGGCCATATTTCGACCGGCGGCGGCGCCAGCCTCGAATACCTCGAAGGCAAGACGCTCCCCGGCCTTGCCGCTCTGGAGGACTGA